Genomic DNA from Verrucomicrobiota bacterium:
ACGAAGCCATGTTTGAAGTGGTCTTGGTTGAACCCGAAATCCCCCCCAATACGGGAAATGTGGGGCGTTTGTGCCTGGCCACAGGGAGTCGGCTCCATCTAATCGAGCCGCTTGGTTTCTCCATCGATGACAAATCGCTTCGCCGGGCGGGACTCGATTACTGGAAAGAGGTCCAAGTCAGAGTCTGGCCGAATCTGGAAGCCTGCCTCGCCGAGGCTTCGGCGGAATCCGAGCCGCACTACTTCACCACCAAAGCGGCCAAGAGTTTTTGGGAAGGCCACTTTCGGGAAGGGGATTATCTGGTCTTTGGTCGCGAGACAAAGGGACTGCCGGAATCGCTCATTGAATCCG
This window encodes:
- a CDS encoding tRNA (cytidine(34)-2'-O)-methyltransferase: MFEVVLVEPEIPPNTGNVGRLCLATGSRLHLIEPLGFSIDDKSLRRAGLDYWKEVQVRVWPNLEACLAEASAESEPHYFTTKAAKSFWEGHFREGDYLVFGRETKGLPESLIESERERCFRIPMEGTRSLNLATSVGIVVYEGMRQLRG